Proteins from a single region of Vicinamibacterales bacterium:
- the rpmI gene encoding 50S ribosomal protein L35 — protein MPKMKLKSHRGAAKRFKKTGTGKFVRASAFKRHQLTCKTTQMKRHARGNVVVSESEQAKLRRMLPYD, from the coding sequence CCGAAGATGAAGTTGAAGAGCCATCGGGGCGCCGCGAAGCGCTTCAAGAAGACCGGCACCGGAAAGTTCGTCCGGGCGTCGGCCTTCAAGCGACACCAGCTCACCTGCAAGACCACTCAGATGAAGCGCCACGCCCGCGGCAACGTCGTCGTCTCGGAATCGGAGCAGGCGAAGTTGCGGCGGATGCTGCCGTACGACTAG